The nucleotide window ACCTGTTCCCGCTGTATATGTAACGCCACGACCTAGTCGGTCCTGTAGCGCTTGTCCAATCTCACGCGTATTTTTGCTAATAATTTGAACAGATTTCGAGCTTTCTAAACCGACCTGAATAACGTCGATAACAATTTTCGCAATATAATATGTAGCAGCAGAATATAAAGCGCTTTCCAGACCATAAATAAAGCCTGCCCCTGTAAAAATAAAAGCATTAATGAATAAAATAACGTCCCCTACTGAAAATGGAATATTACGCGATATAAGCACTGCAAGAACTTCTGAACCATCTAGCGCACCACCATTACGCAAAACAATACCAATTCCGACACCTAGCATTACCCCACCAGATAACACAACAAGTAAAGGATCCTTTTCACCTAAAATAGGTTCCATGCCATGCATTAACACCGTTGATGCTGATAATGCAACGATACCAATCGTACTAAAAATAGCAAATGTTTTTCCCACCTGCTTATAACCTACGTATATAAACGGTAAAT belongs to Lysinibacillus louembei and includes:
- a CDS encoding YitT family protein, with the translated sequence MEGSTKKQAKSDFVRRVIFIILGAALAGYALEAVLIPNSVIDGGVTGVSIMGNYLFNIPLGVLLFVLNLPFIYVGYKQVGKTFAIFSTIGIVALSASTVLMHGMEPILGEKDPLLVVLSGGVMLGVGIGIVLRNGGALDGSEVLAVLISRNIPFSVGDVILFINAFIFTGAGFIYGLESALYSAATYYIAKIVIDVIQVGLESSKSVQIISKNTREIGQALQDRLGRGVTYTAGTGGFSNEPVELIHCIITRMEENKVLTIVKEHDPSAFIVITDVAEVRGGSFKKRNIH